One window of the Triticum dicoccoides isolate Atlit2015 ecotype Zavitan chromosome 3B, WEW_v2.0, whole genome shotgun sequence genome contains the following:
- the LOC119281012 gene encoding poly [ADP-ribose] polymerase tankyrase-2-like, with protein sequence MTQPLVYCPNDALKKDLMNAAIDGNLGLLKGIIKNLTKGKGDPSAIFSFNINGYSVLHTAACFAQLEVCKYLVEELNGDVNAPGYGAGALGGATPFMLSASSDDVATVKYFLDHGGDILKADDKGRTVLHHAVAAGCCNVTEFLLSKGVPIDINYGRGTPAFVAAANGKDNTLKILLDHNANPNIIVTSLGSPLFMALTQRSLKCMETLVEAGADINCKGCTMSPLVYATMREGCTNFIRFLLKAGADPNIPDDLGRLPVVLAAVRDCMEEVEMLFPLTSPIPNVPNWSVEGVVSHAKIEDKKPMELRDHQRRKNFLKLQADAAFEQKEYKIASQLYDMAICHEECATVYCNRSLCKLLMGDGKGALSDALRCRVLQPHWAKACCRQGAAHMLLKEYEQACNAFLDAQDLDPGNAEIEGELGKARELMKNPSGEGEQ encoded by the exons ATGACTCAGCCGCTCGTCTACTGCCCCAACGATGCCC TTAAGAAGGATCTAATGAACGCGGCCATCGACGGCAACCTTGGTCTCCTCAAAG GTATTATAAAGAATCTTACCAAAGGAAAGGGTGACCCATCGGCGATTTTTTCTTTCAACATCAATGGATATTCTGTGTTGCACACGGCGGCATGTTTTGCACAACTGGAGGTTTGCAAGTATTTGGTGGAGGAGCTTAATGGAGATGTAAATGCTCCTGGATATGGAGCTGGTGCTCTAGGGG GTGCAACTCCATTTATGTTGTCAGCCTCGTCTGATGATGTTGCTACAGTCAAGTATTTTCTTGATCATGGTGGTGATATATTGAAAGCAGATGACAAAGGACGCACAGTTCTCCACCATGCTGTGGCTGCAG GATGCTGCAACGTGACAGAGTTCCTCCTTTCAAAAGGAGTTCCAATCGACATAAACTATGGCCGTGGAACACCAGCATTTGTGGCTGCTGCAAATGGGAAGGATAACACACTGAAGATTTTGTTGGATCACAACGCAAAT CCTAATATCATTGTCACCAGTTTGGGAAGTCCGCTGTTTATGGCTCTTACTCAGCGTTCACTCAAATGCATGGAGACACTCGTTGAG GCTGGTGCCGATATTAACTGCAAGGGTTGCACCATGTCTCCATTGGTATATGCTACAATGCGAGAAGGTTGTACCAACTTCATTCGGTTTCTGTTGAAGGCTGGAGCAGATCCTAATATCCCCGATGAT TTGGGTAGGTTGCCGGTAGTGCTTGCTGCAGTACGTGATTGCATGGAAGAGGTTGAAATGTTGTTTCCTTTAACTTCCCCAATTCCAAATGTCCCAAACTGGAGTGTTGAGGGAGTAGTTTCTCATGCAAAAATTGAAGATAAAAAGCCAATG GAGCTTAGGGACCATCAAAGAAGAAAAAATTTCTTGAAGTTACAAGCTGATGCGGCATTCGAGCAGAAGGAGTATAAGATTGCATCACAGTTATATGATATG GCAATATGTCATGAAGAGTGTGCAACAGTGTACTGCAACAGGAGTCTTTGTAAACTGCTCATGGGTGATGGTAAAGGTGCTTTGTCAGATGCTCTCAGGTGCAGAGTGCTGCAACCTCATTGGGCAAAAGCTTGCTGTCGTCAAGGTGCAGCTCACATGCTACTCAAG GAGTATGAACAAGCCTGTAATGCTTTCTTGGATGCACAAGATCTGGATCCTGGAAATGCTGAAATTGAGGGTGAACTAGG GAAGGCTAGGGAGCTCATGAAGAATCCTTCAGGCGAAGGTGAGCAGTGA
- the LOC119279412 gene encoding uncharacterized protein LOC119279412: MQARFLAAVPTATGLNDDPHGPRFRWLSQFQIVSLGYPAVDLSDAQIDRSLEAYILWLFGKTMFTENHVTTVDARFIGIAREIADARCPADIVQRSFGSAVLAATYRGLCKGCLLKSRKSGLVGCPLLLQLWSYERFPIGRPYVSIDTPFGLEDMAGAYVPAIGDLPTMGSVWARRERQFAHTQVKGCYPSFTVQFDSLHEDQVIWEPYSYQTITSRYPVGISALCTRDRHYWMTKAKLVFDVTVEEMALHRVMRQFRLCQEPTIPDIPRIPDHVHKYSRVGGNKSMAVWLQSTSPYVQEWTTAPTNIWNEVGLFDWDKFGLYLQTYRHTTRIYLVPSAAPDQIEAPLTSDMYPTTSVVGTRHHASDLTVQAREEVSALMRQVERGDTIPQPEHLSWLRRMDEKLRGIYASLTCRRSTDVVIPRPAHRPPRPSVHRSKPRHSVQRSEPRHSVQQPRLSVHQPSPSQPGSSSWNQPSPSQPGTSSWSHQMELGNQSRQFMHSVQSPILSGDGCGLEGYGDDDDQAENIYDFSHTVFHTPPPPPSQETQTVTDEVIYGRGFREHRPPPQHLSPSGPRPRKTQIRRRPPQ; encoded by the exons ATGCAGGCCCGTTTTCTAGCTGCGGTGCCAACTGCTACGGGCTTAAACGATGATCCTCACGGGCCACGTTTTAGGTGGTTGAGCCAGTTTCAG ATTGTCTCATTAGGATACCCCGCAGTAGATTTGTCAGACGCACAGATTGATCGATCCCTAGAGGCATATATTCTATGGTTGTTCGGCAAGACGATGTTCACGGAGAACCACGTGACCACTGTTGATGCACGATTCATCGGTATTGCACGAGAGATAGCTGACGCACGTTGCCCTGCGGATATTGTCCAGAGGAGTTTTGGTTCTGCCGTGTTAGCAGCTACGTATAGAGGCTTGTGCAAAGGTTGCTTATTGAAGTCTAGAAAGTCAGGTCTGGTTGGATGTCCACTATTGTTGCAGCTCTGGTCTTACGAGAGATTCCCTATTGGACGACCCTATGTCTCCATTGACACACCGTTTGGGTTGGAGGACATGGCAGGGGCTTACGTGCCTGCTATCGGCGACTTGCCTACTATGGGATCTGTTTGGGCACGGAGAGAG AGACAGTTTGCACATACCCAGGTGAAGGGCTGCTACCCGTCCTTCACGGTGCAGTTTGATAGTTTGCACGAGGATCAAGTTATCTGGGAGCCCTACTCGTATCAGACTATAACATCCAGGTATCCAGTTGGGATCTCTGCCTTATGCACTAGAGATCGGCACTACTGGATGACCAAGGCAAAGTTGGTGTTCGACGTGACGGTTGAGGAGATGGCTCTTCATAGGGTGATGAGACAGTTTCGTCTATGTCAAGAGCCTACAATTCCAGATATTCCACGGATACCAGACCACGTTCACAA GTACAGTCGCGTAGGAGGAAACAAGTCCATGGCTGTTTGGCTTCAGAGCACTAGCCCTTACGTTCAAGAATGGACTACGGCACCGACAAATATCTGGAATGAGGTTGGGCTCTTTGACTGGGACAAGTTTGGGTTGTATTTACAAACTTACCGGCATACAACGAGGATCTACTTGGTTCCATCAGCTGCTCCTGATCAGATTGAAGCCCCTCTAACCAGCGATATGTACCCAACTACCTCTGTTGTGGGAACGAGACACCACGCG AGTGACTTGACAGTCCAGGCGCGAGAGGAGGTTTCCGCTTTAATGCGGCAGGTTGAGAGGGGGGATACTATCCCACAGCCAGAGCACCTCTCATGGTTGAGGCGTATGGATGAGAAGTTAAGAGGGATTTACGCATCACTTACATGTAGGCGATCTACGGATGTTGTCATTCCTCGTCCCGCACATCGGCCCCCACGTCCCTCTGTCCATCGTTCAAAACCACGACACTCTGTGCAGCGTTCAGAACCACGACACTCCGTGCAGCAACCACGCCTCTCTGTGCATCAACCATCTCCTTCACaaccagggagctcttcctggAATCAGCCATCGCCTTCTCAACCAGGCACCTCTTCCTGGTCTCATCAAATGGAACTAG GCAACCAGTCGCGACAGTTCATGCATTCAGTGCAATCACCGATACTTAGTGGTGATGGATGTGGATTAGAGGGCTATGGCGATGACGATGACCAAGCTGAAAACATTTATGACTTCTCGCACACGgtgtttcacactccaccaccaccaccgtcgcAGGAGACACAGACAGTGACAGACGAGGTTATCTATGGTCGTGGTTTTCGTGAGCATCGTCCACCGCCTCAGCACTTATCGCCTTCCGGTCCTCGCCCGAGGAAGACCCAGATTCGTCGTCGACCCCCGCAGTGA